A DNA window from Deltaproteobacteria bacterium contains the following coding sequences:
- a CDS encoding SWIM zinc finger family protein: MARYYDNFWPPYVPVAEKKAKAARKLAQLKKKGMNLNPVCLQGNKISNTFWGQSWCKNLEAYSDYSNRLPRGRSYLRQGAVLDLKMSEGKIAALVQGSALYEIEISITAMPAAQWKLLVDQCSGQIDSLIELLQGKLSKPVMQVMTQAQTGLFPHPKQIKLSCSCPDWADMCKHVAAVLYGAAIRLDEKPELLFTLRKVSQKDLITQMDVKKNIQTSSDDSFDTGELENIFGIDLGSKAEPEKKPEKNSDRKIKKKSIKAIRVKAKAKKKTKRRL, from the coding sequence AGGAAACTGGCCCAGCTTAAGAAAAAAGGGATGAATCTAAATCCTGTTTGCCTACAGGGTAATAAAATTTCCAACACCTTCTGGGGGCAATCCTGGTGTAAAAATTTGGAAGCCTATAGTGATTATTCCAATCGGCTTCCACGGGGAAGATCGTATTTGCGGCAAGGAGCGGTGCTGGATCTTAAAATGAGTGAAGGAAAGATTGCGGCCTTGGTGCAAGGAAGCGCTCTTTATGAAATCGAGATTTCAATTACGGCAATGCCTGCTGCCCAATGGAAGCTTTTGGTGGATCAATGTTCGGGGCAGATTGATTCGTTAATTGAACTGCTTCAGGGAAAACTTTCCAAACCTGTGATGCAAGTGATGACGCAGGCGCAGACGGGGCTTTTCCCTCATCCCAAACAAATTAAACTTTCCTGCTCTTGCCCCGATTGGGCAGACATGTGCAAACATGTGGCGGCGGTTTTGTATGGAGCGGCTATACGTTTGGATGAAAAACCCGAGCTGCTTTTTACTCTTCGCAAAGTCAGTCAGAAAGATTTGATTACTCAAATGGATGTGAAGAAAAACATTCAAACTTCTTCGGACGATTCTTTTGACACGGGTGAGCTTGAAAATATTTTCGGAATTGATCTGGGTTCCAAAGCTGAGCCTGAGAAAAAGCCTGAAAAGAATAGTGACAGGAAAATAAAAAAGAAATCTATAAAAGCGATAAGAGTTAAAGCAAAAGCAAAAAAGAAAACGAAGCGGAGACTTTAA